The following coding sequences lie in one Pseudoxanthomonas sp. SE1 genomic window:
- the modB gene encoding molybdate ABC transporter permease subunit — protein MFDAFSPEELTAIRLSLKVALVAALASLPFGVLVGWLLARTRFPGKSLLDAIVHLPLVLPPVVMGYALLVTLGTQGTVGGFLQEQFGIVLAFRWTGAALACAVMGFPLMVRSIRLSLEATDRRLEQAASTLGAGPWRVFFTITLPLAWPGLVAGSVLAFAKALGEFGATITFVSNIPGETQTLSSAIYGLMQVPGGEAGIWRLAAVAVVISLAALLSSEWLVRRHHTRQGEDG, from the coding sequence GTGTTCGACGCCTTCAGCCCGGAAGAACTCACCGCGATCCGGCTCAGCCTGAAGGTGGCGCTGGTGGCAGCGCTCGCGAGCCTGCCCTTCGGCGTCCTCGTCGGCTGGCTGCTGGCACGCACGCGCTTTCCGGGCAAGTCACTGCTGGACGCCATCGTGCACCTTCCGCTGGTGCTGCCACCGGTGGTGATGGGTTACGCGCTGCTGGTGACGCTGGGCACCCAAGGGACGGTCGGCGGCTTCCTGCAGGAACAGTTCGGCATCGTGCTTGCGTTCCGGTGGACCGGCGCCGCGCTGGCATGCGCGGTGATGGGATTTCCGTTGATGGTGAGGTCGATCCGACTCTCGCTGGAAGCCACCGACCGCCGGCTGGAACAGGCGGCCTCCACGCTGGGCGCAGGGCCATGGCGTGTGTTCTTCACCATCACCCTCCCGCTGGCCTGGCCCGGCCTTGTCGCCGGCAGCGTGCTGGCCTTCGCCAAGGCGCTGGGGGAATTCGGCGCCACCATCACCTTCGTGTCGAACATCCCCGGCGAAACACAGACGCTGTCCTCCGCCATCTACGGCCTGATGCAGGTCCCCGGCGGCGAAGCCGGCATCTGGCGCCTGGCAGCCGTGGCCGTAGTGATCTCGCTGGCCGCGCTGCTGTCGTCCGAATGGCTGGTACGACGCCACCACACGCGGCAGGGGGAGGACGGCTGA
- the modA gene encoding molybdate ABC transporter substrate-binding protein encodes MPRPLRRVFAALALLTATFASNASRAQDEAPLTVFAAASLKESLDEAAAAYQRQTGVSVRVSYAASSALARQIEQGAPADVFFSADREWMDYLQQRGKLQAATRRDLLGNQLVLVAPKARQASVDLKRPATLLAALGQGRLAVGQTATVPAGKYARASLESLSLWNGVKARLAESESVRAALMLVARGETPLGIVYASDAKAEPAVRVLATFPADSHPPIVYPVAALRGPRTAQATPFVQWLASPAADIIFARHGFTVKD; translated from the coding sequence CTGCCCAGGCCGCTCCGTCGCGTGTTCGCCGCACTGGCCCTGCTCACGGCCACCTTCGCTTCCAACGCCTCCCGGGCGCAGGACGAAGCGCCACTCACTGTCTTCGCCGCCGCCAGCCTGAAGGAATCGCTGGACGAAGCCGCAGCGGCCTACCAGAGGCAGACGGGGGTATCGGTCCGCGTGTCCTACGCTGCCAGTTCCGCGCTCGCGCGCCAGATCGAACAGGGTGCGCCGGCAGACGTGTTCTTCTCCGCCGACCGGGAATGGATGGACTACCTGCAGCAGCGCGGCAAGCTGCAGGCCGCGACGCGGCGGGACTTGCTGGGCAACCAGCTGGTGCTGGTCGCACCGAAAGCCCGCCAGGCAAGCGTGGACCTGAAGCGCCCGGCGACCCTGCTGGCCGCACTGGGCCAGGGCCGCCTCGCCGTGGGGCAGACCGCGACGGTCCCGGCAGGCAAATACGCCCGCGCATCACTGGAGTCGCTGTCGCTGTGGAATGGCGTCAAAGCGCGCCTGGCCGAGTCGGAAAGCGTGCGTGCGGCATTGATGCTGGTGGCGCGCGGCGAAACGCCCCTCGGCATCGTGTATGCCTCCGATGCGAAGGCCGAGCCGGCTGTGCGCGTGCTGGCGACATTTCCGGCGGATTCGCATCCCCCCATCGTGTATCCCGTGGCTGCGCTGCGGGGACCGCGCACGGCACAGGCGACGCCATTCGTGCAATGGCTGGCGTCACCCGCTGCCGACATCATCTTCGCGCGGCATGGCTTCACGGTGAAGGACTGA
- a CDS encoding S1/P1 nuclease: MPARAWGPLGHRLVALLAWDDLAPDARHQVEALLQGEPDPTLAGVASWADDLRENDPVLGRKTARWHFVNLGEHDCVYVQPRDCPGGNCVVEAIRAQTAILADTRRTRAERVQALKFVVHFVGDVHQPLHAGYAHDKGGNDVQVNWNGRGTNLHTLWDSRMLVSTGRSEADYLRHLRALPKPSLGAIALSPPSSAWAEQSCRVATQPDFYPRRAKLEQRYVDRHLPVAERQLRAGGAALAAVLNEALDRH; this comes from the coding sequence GCGCGACACCAGGTCGAAGCCCTGCTGCAGGGCGAACCGGACCCGACGCTGGCCGGCGTCGCCAGCTGGGCCGACGACCTGCGCGAGAACGATCCTGTGCTGGGCCGCAAGACCGCACGCTGGCACTTCGTCAACCTCGGTGAGCACGACTGCGTCTACGTGCAGCCGCGCGACTGCCCGGGCGGCAACTGCGTGGTGGAAGCGATAAGGGCGCAGACCGCGATCCTCGCGGACACCCGGCGCACACGCGCCGAACGCGTGCAGGCGCTGAAGTTCGTCGTGCATTTCGTCGGCGACGTGCACCAGCCGCTGCATGCAGGCTACGCGCACGACAAGGGCGGCAATGATGTGCAGGTGAACTGGAACGGACGCGGCACCAACCTGCACACCTTGTGGGACAGCCGCATGCTCGTGTCCACCGGCCGCAGCGAAGCCGACTACCTGCGCCACCTTCGCGCGCTGCCGAAGCCCTCCCTGGGCGCCATCGCGCTGTCCCCTCCCTCGTCCGCCTGGGCCGAGCAATCGTGTCGCGTGGCCACCCAGCCGGACTTCTATCCACGTCGCGCGAAACTCGAGCAGCGCTACGTCGACAGGCACCTGCCGGTGGCCGAGCGCCAGCTCAGGGCGGGAGGCGCGGCATTGGCGGCCGTGTTGAACGAGGCACTTGATCGCCACTGA